The following proteins are co-located in the Desulfurococcus amylolyticus Z-533 genome:
- a CDS encoding 4Fe-4S dicluster domain-containing protein codes for MSKLLKPVKLVVIASEAGRVTRKYPFEEPLVTPDFRGKIEINASKCIGCGACVNACPPNALQLIEDKEKLVLRYFIGRCIFCWRCIDVCPTGAIKGTREFELATDDISDLYTHVVHSRKVCASCGNTYATEKIIRYVAEHASLSEEYLDKCPDCRKRNFIKALSRRRGGFE; via the coding sequence ATGAGTAAACTCCTTAAACCAGTTAAACTAGTAGTAATAGCTAGTGAAGCAGGAAGAGTAACAAGGAAGTATCCGTTTGAAGAACCACTTGTAACACCGGACTTCAGGGGTAAAATAGAGATAAATGCCTCCAAATGCATTGGATGCGGTGCATGCGTTAATGCATGCCCACCAAACGCGTTACAGTTAATAGAGGATAAGGAGAAACTAGTGCTAAGATATTTCATCGGGAGATGCATATTCTGCTGGAGATGCATAGACGTATGTCCTACAGGCGCAATCAAGGGGACCCGGGAGTTCGAGCTGGCTACAGATGATATTTCAGACCTCTACACGCACGTAGTACACTCAAGGAAAGTATGTGCATCATGCGGCAATACCTATGCAACAGAGAAAATAATACGCTATGTAGCGGAACACGCGTCCTTAAGTGAGGAATACCTGGATAAATGCCCTGATTGCAGGAAAAGAAACTTCATTAAGGCATTATCAAGGAGGAGGGGCGGCTTTGAATAG
- a CDS encoding NADH-quinone oxidoreductase subunit B family protein, whose translation MNSLLKKSIWVFHLNTGSCNACDIEILDALTPFHDAERFGVKLVGSPRHADVILLTGPITIETLPKVINAIEAAPRPRIIVALGSCGVGGGIWHDTYSTIGGVRSLKKSWMKRVYRSTGYTMCQDAL comes from the coding sequence TTGAATAGTCTCTTAAAAAAGAGTATATGGGTATTCCATTTAAACACAGGTAGTTGTAATGCCTGCGATATAGAAATACTCGACGCCTTGACCCCGTTCCATGATGCAGAGAGATTCGGTGTTAAACTAGTAGGGTCCCCGAGGCACGCTGACGTGATATTGTTAACAGGGCCAATAACTATTGAAACGCTCCCTAAAGTAATAAACGCTATAGAGGCTGCACCGCGCCCAAGAATAATAGTGGCACTAGGATCCTGCGGTGTTGGAGGCGGTATATGGCATGACACGTATTCAACCATCGGAGGCGTGAGGAGCCTGAAAAAATCCTGGATGAAAAGGGTATACAGGTCGACGGGATATACTATGTGCCAGGATGCCCTATAA
- a CDS encoding class II glutamine amidotransferase, translated as MCRLLAARFTGEKIELAGEVLNAFVESSRRDPYLERVSGNRYSAHDDGWGIAVVGYGDNPSVIYHRMIEPIYFENSLRVLDLINKRIQRYKEVYLLIHSRKSSRNEPYGLEYTHPFIRLMENGALWFAHNGGAKKEELARELGVYPWIRVDSELLGYYIMGNIGDCLSINDDLDECVRDAYVKGLKYIPENSGYNTGLLALTSRNPSLYISHKVAGNPSQALLDYYKIVAYTSDEAVIAGSITIKEYLPSKVSEQFKTWLLEPGLYSIRGKEISLITKL; from the coding sequence ATGTGTAGACTCCTAGCAGCCAGGTTCACTGGTGAAAAAATAGAGTTGGCCGGTGAAGTCTTAAATGCGTTTGTCGAGAGCAGTAGACGTGACCCCTATCTAGAAAGGGTGAGCGGCAACAGGTACAGTGCCCATGATGATGGATGGGGTATAGCCGTGGTTGGCTACGGGGATAACCCCAGTGTAATCTATCATAGAATGATCGAGCCAATATATTTCGAGAATAGCCTGCGAGTCCTGGATTTAATCAATAAGAGGATACAAAGGTATAAAGAAGTATATCTACTAATACACTCACGTAAGTCCTCTAGAAACGAGCCCTACGGGCTTGAGTACACTCATCCATTCATAAGGCTCATGGAGAATGGCGCCTTATGGTTCGCGCATAATGGTGGAGCTAAGAAGGAGGAGCTCGCCAGAGAACTAGGGGTTTACCCCTGGATAAGAGTTGACTCCGAGTTACTGGGCTACTACATCATGGGTAATATAGGGGATTGCTTAAGCATCAATGACGATCTTGATGAATGCGTTAGAGACGCGTATGTTAAGGGGTTAAAGTATATACCAGAAAACTCAGGGTATAACACCGGCTTACTCGCATTAACCTCGAGGAATCCATCCCTCTATATATCCCACAAAGTTGCCGGAAATCCATCACAGGCTCTCCTGGATTACTATAAGATAGTGGCATATACGTCTGATGAAGCCGTTATAGCGGGCTCTATAACCATTAAAGAATATCTACCAAGCAAAGTGTCCGAGCAATTTAAAACATGGTTGCTCGAGCCCGGCTTATACAGTATAAGAGGGAAGGAGATATCGTTGATCACGAAGCTTTAA
- a CDS encoding ATP-NAD kinase family protein, whose protein sequence is MTCSKIVKVGFIVNPIAGMGGRVGLKGTDGEAYKIALERGAQPVSPQRAIEFLNALRNECFEIYTAPGLMGEEEVSKSIHAGKLARVINGVGNRETTREDTILIARKMKGLVDILVFVGGDGTARDIYTAIGMELPVIAVPSGVKMYSSIFALNPYAAADLLAKFINGETIIVEREVLDIDEEAFRQDKIAIRAYGYLKTPVYPGLIQAGKSIYSGIDEELNKESIAEYIVEIMDPYTPYILGPGSTVKAICVKLGLTCTLLGVDVILGGRILVKDAWENQLLDVLKNYSGVKLVVTPIGGQGFIFGRGNQQLSPKVLSLIDRDNIIIVATESKIRELRELYVDTGDPAVDKMLEGYYRVLIDYGRYRVIRVTSYTH, encoded by the coding sequence ATGACATGCAGCAAGATTGTGAAAGTGGGATTCATAGTTAACCCTATCGCGGGAATGGGTGGCAGAGTAGGGTTAAAGGGAACTGATGGAGAAGCATACAAGATAGCGCTGGAGAGAGGTGCACAACCCGTTTCGCCTCAGAGAGCCATAGAGTTCCTTAACGCATTACGTAATGAATGCTTCGAGATATACACGGCTCCAGGCCTTATGGGTGAGGAAGAGGTCTCCAAGAGCATACATGCAGGTAAACTGGCTAGGGTTATTAATGGAGTGGGTAACAGGGAGACCACGAGGGAGGATACTATTCTAATAGCCAGGAAAATGAAGGGCCTTGTTGATATACTTGTATTCGTAGGCGGTGATGGAACAGCACGAGATATCTATACTGCCATAGGTATGGAGCTACCTGTTATAGCTGTACCGAGCGGTGTGAAGATGTATAGTAGCATATTTGCTTTAAACCCGTATGCTGCAGCCGACCTACTCGCTAAATTCATCAATGGGGAAACAATCATCGTTGAACGCGAGGTTCTCGATATAGATGAAGAGGCTTTCAGACAGGACAAGATAGCTATCCGGGCCTACGGGTACTTGAAGACACCTGTATACCCAGGGCTTATACAGGCTGGTAAAAGCATTTATAGTGGGATTGATGAGGAGTTAAATAAGGAATCAATAGCTGAATACATAGTAGAAATCATGGATCCCTATACCCCGTATATCCTGGGACCTGGCTCCACTGTTAAGGCTATATGTGTAAAACTGGGTTTAACCTGCACGCTGTTAGGCGTAGATGTCATTCTAGGCGGCAGAATACTTGTGAAGGATGCCTGGGAGAATCAATTACTAGACGTCTTGAAGAATTATAGCGGTGTTAAACTAGTAGTCACCCCTATCGGGGGGCAGGGCTTTATTTTCGGGAGGGGTAATCAACAATTATCTCCTAAGGTGCTTTCATTAATAGATAGAGATAACATAATTATTGTCGCCACAGAATCCAAGATACGAGAGCTTAGAGAGCTATACGTGGATACAGGTGATCCAGCCGTAGATAAAATGCTCGAGGGTTACTACAGGGTTCTCATCGACTATGGTAGATACCGTGTGATAAGGGTTACATCCTACACTCATTGA
- a CDS encoding metallophosphoesterase family protein yields MSGLRDLIEEALSISRDPGKLADLINTSTTILEIDGSVFKVHRPGVVEFLEAPSISFVGDIHGDFYSLIAVLENVFPRIIDNGVAVFLGDYIDRGYLQVESITLLLLLKKLYPDKVVLLRGNHEPPEFLKPYPHDFPDILIKYFGGEGHTLYRLFLKLFSKLPLIAYRRRGFIAVHGGPPLRCIRSTAIEDAFEIGSQAFSAETIESVLWSDPVELGIDVIPSPRGAGYLYGSRFTEKALSLIGDGVIIRSHEYVDGYREAHNGRVITVFSAPLVYELRYAGVLVYSETEGRGHLERILIEPVQPGRY; encoded by the coding sequence ATGTCCGGCCTAAGGGACTTAATTGAAGAGGCCTTATCGATTTCCCGTGACCCAGGGAAGCTGGCCGATCTAATTAATACTTCCACAACTATCCTGGAAATAGATGGAAGCGTGTTTAAAGTACATAGACCTGGTGTAGTAGAGTTCCTAGAAGCCCCCAGTATATCCTTCGTTGGTGATATACATGGCGATTTCTACTCTCTCATCGCGGTGTTAGAGAACGTGTTTCCAAGAATAATTGATAATGGTGTCGCGGTCTTTCTAGGCGATTATATTGATAGAGGATATCTACAGGTAGAGTCTATAACACTTCTTCTATTACTGAAGAAGCTCTACCCGGATAAAGTAGTATTACTGAGGGGTAATCATGAGCCACCCGAGTTCCTGAAGCCCTATCCCCATGATTTCCCAGATATCCTCATCAAATACTTCGGTGGAGAGGGGCATACACTATACAGGTTATTCCTTAAATTATTCTCGAAGCTGCCACTCATTGCTTACAGGAGAAGAGGTTTTATCGCTGTACATGGGGGTCCACCATTAAGGTGTATCAGAAGCACTGCAATCGAGGACGCGTTCGAGATAGGCTCACAGGCTTTCTCAGCTGAGACAATAGAATCAGTACTCTGGAGCGATCCAGTGGAGCTAGGTATAGACGTGATTCCATCGCCCCGTGGTGCTGGATACCTCTATGGTTCAAGATTCACGGAGAAAGCACTTAGCTTAATTGGAGACGGAGTTATAATCCGGAGCCATGAGTATGTTGACGGCTATAGGGAGGCACATAATGGGCGCGTCATCACAGTGTTCTCCGCACCACTTGTCTACGAGCTTAGATACGCCGGTGTACTAGTCTACTCAGAGACAGAGGGGAGGGGCCATCTCGAGAGGATTCTTATAGAACCCGTACAGCCAGGTCGTTATTAA
- the thsA gene encoding thermosome subunit alpha, which produces MALYGVPVLVLKEGTRRTVGRDALRANIAAARALAEVLRTSLGPRGLDKMLVDSFGDVTVTNDGATIVKEMEVQHPAAKLLVEVAKAQDAEVGDGTTSAVVLAGTLLAKAEELLDQNIHPSIIIEGYTKAMKEALRLLDEISVKVNPRDKDMLRRIVNTTISSKYIGGDIISKKIAEIAIDAALAVAEPKPDGTYDFRVDDVKIEKKKGGNVLDTQLVYGIVLDKEVVHPGMPRRVENAKIALLDAALEIEKPEITAKINITSPELIKAFLDKEAEMLKEMVDKIASVGANVVVCQKGIDEVAQHFLAKKGILAVRRAKRSDLEKLERATGGRIVSSVRDLKPEDLGYAALVEERRIGNDKMVFIEGCKNPKAVTILVRGASDMVMDEIERSLKDALNVLRNIMRTPKIVPGGGAVEIELAMKLREYASKIGGKEQLAIEAFASALEEIPLILTETSGKEPLDILMKLRQLHSEGKKYAGINAVTGEIIEDIITNNIIEPLLVKESMIKTAAEAAVTILKIDDVIAASPVKKEKEGKKEGEESKMPSFD; this is translated from the coding sequence ATGGCGCTATATGGCGTACCTGTATTGGTATTGAAGGAGGGAACACGTAGAACCGTTGGTAGAGATGCTCTAAGAGCGAACATAGCTGCTGCAAGAGCCCTTGCAGAGGTATTGAGAACCAGTCTAGGCCCCAGGGGACTGGATAAAATGCTTGTAGACAGCTTCGGGGATGTCACTGTTACAAACGATGGTGCCACAATAGTTAAGGAGATGGAGGTCCAGCACCCAGCTGCAAAACTACTCGTGGAGGTCGCTAAGGCCCAGGATGCTGAGGTAGGTGACGGTACAACAAGCGCTGTAGTGCTCGCGGGGACACTTCTAGCCAAGGCTGAGGAGCTTCTCGATCAAAACATCCATCCAAGCATAATAATAGAGGGCTACACCAAGGCCATGAAGGAGGCTTTAAGGCTACTGGACGAGATCAGTGTTAAAGTAAACCCGAGAGATAAAGATATGCTTAGGAGAATAGTTAACACCACTATCTCAAGCAAGTACATTGGTGGAGACATTATATCGAAGAAGATAGCTGAGATAGCTATAGATGCGGCCCTAGCAGTAGCCGAGCCCAAGCCTGATGGAACATATGATTTCAGAGTCGATGATGTAAAGATAGAGAAAAAGAAGGGTGGAAACGTCCTGGATACTCAGCTGGTTTACGGCATCGTGTTGGATAAGGAGGTTGTCCACCCGGGCATGCCTAGGAGAGTTGAGAACGCTAAGATAGCTCTGCTCGATGCTGCATTAGAGATAGAGAAACCAGAAATAACAGCTAAGATCAATATCACCAGTCCCGAGCTAATAAAAGCCTTCCTCGATAAAGAGGCTGAGATGCTGAAGGAGATGGTTGACAAGATAGCTAGTGTCGGCGCTAACGTGGTTGTATGTCAGAAAGGCATTGATGAGGTTGCCCAGCACTTCCTAGCTAAGAAGGGGATACTGGCTGTAAGGAGGGCTAAGAGGAGCGACCTCGAGAAACTCGAGAGGGCTACAGGCGGCAGAATAGTGAGTAGCGTGAGAGACCTGAAGCCCGAGGACCTCGGATACGCTGCACTAGTAGAGGAGAGAAGGATAGGTAACGATAAAATGGTATTCATAGAGGGATGCAAGAACCCCAAGGCCGTAACAATACTGGTACGTGGAGCAAGCGACATGGTAATGGATGAGATAGAAAGGAGCCTCAAGGATGCTTTAAACGTGTTGAGAAACATCATGAGGACACCGAAAATAGTGCCAGGTGGCGGTGCTGTAGAGATAGAGTTGGCCATGAAGCTCAGGGAATACGCTAGCAAAATAGGTGGTAAGGAGCAATTAGCTATAGAAGCATTTGCTTCAGCGCTTGAGGAGATACCATTAATACTTACCGAAACAAGTGGTAAGGAGCCACTCGACATATTGATGAAGCTAAGACAATTACATAGCGAGGGTAAGAAGTATGCGGGTATAAATGCTGTAACTGGCGAAATCATTGAAGACATTATTACCAACAACATCATCGAGCCTCTACTAGTTAAGGAATCCATGATAAAGACTGCAGCCGAGGCTGCCGTGACGATACTGAAGATAGACGATGTCATTGCTGCTAGCCCTGTTAAGAAAGAAAAAGAGGGCAAGAAGGAAGGCGAAGAATCAAAGATGCCGAGTTTTGATTAG
- a CDS encoding DNA-directed RNA polymerase subunit K: protein MSSEVTRIYEEVFSKRLTRFEIARVVGARALQLSMGAPPIIDVSNLPVKDPVYIAVNELITGLLPMSIRRMNNGREELVPVGKLLTPSIRRSLETVLESWSISRRV from the coding sequence ATGAGTTCCGAGGTAACCAGGATTTATGAGGAGGTTTTCTCAAAGAGGCTCACAAGGTTTGAGATAGCTAGAGTTGTTGGAGCTAGAGCCTTACAGCTCTCAATGGGGGCGCCCCCAATAATAGATGTCTCTAATCTACCGGTTAAAGACCCGGTTTACATCGCTGTGAATGAGTTAATAACCGGCTTGTTACCGATGTCTATAAGGAGGATGAATAATGGACGGGAAGAACTGGTTCCAGTCGGAAAACTACTCACCCCAAGTATTAGAAGAAGTCTTGAGACGGTTCTCGAGAGCTGGAGTATCAGCCGTAGAGTATAG
- a CDS encoding site-2 protease family protein, with the protein MRRFSRAGVSAVEYREYTIHGKQILDIVLDKPLSREVFADLYKYLSDNNIQLIQIRAVQPVVRLIKVETSSTRYKLALTILSIIMIGLTGYGLSESFLSLERRIIALPELLFNTIIYTSLFIVVLLIHEFGHIYVSRKSGFKIEGPILIPAPPIQLGFLGTFGAVIFMKMLPPSRRDLAKLGISGPLMGFIAATIVGLIGLYLSPVIPVSKAIEMVESGGLSYTPISSMLLQVLLMMRSSSDMVVIMHPLLFIAYVMYLITFLNLLPIGQLDGGHVVRSFTSGEHHTRIGLATILSIFMISVLLLLQGNEAYMFYLGLGIVMILIYMFVARGQHPGWANQYDDSKCPLCLILYVMLLILTMPLPA; encoded by the coding sequence TTGAGACGGTTCTCGAGAGCTGGAGTATCAGCCGTAGAGTATAGGGAGTACACTATACATGGGAAGCAAATATTGGATATCGTGCTTGATAAGCCCCTGAGTAGAGAGGTGTTTGCTGATTTATACAAGTATCTCTCCGATAATAACATCCAGCTAATACAGATAAGGGCAGTTCAGCCAGTGGTTAGGCTGATCAAGGTTGAAACCAGTTCCACCAGGTATAAGCTGGCTTTAACCATTCTCTCGATCATAATGATCGGGTTAACCGGCTACGGGTTATCCGAGTCCTTTCTAAGCCTGGAGAGACGTATTATTGCCTTACCTGAGTTATTATTCAACACTATAATATACACTTCCTTATTCATCGTGGTATTATTGATCCATGAATTTGGACACATATATGTCAGCAGGAAATCAGGTTTCAAAATAGAGGGCCCCATACTTATTCCAGCCCCTCCGATACAGCTAGGATTCCTTGGAACATTTGGTGCAGTGATATTTATGAAGATGCTTCCACCGTCTAGAAGAGACCTCGCTAAACTAGGTATCTCAGGGCCCCTAATGGGGTTCATCGCGGCGACAATAGTTGGACTCATAGGGCTATACTTATCACCAGTTATCCCGGTTAGCAAAGCTATTGAAATGGTTGAGAGCGGCGGGCTATCTTATACGCCTATCTCAAGTATGCTTCTCCAAGTATTACTCATGATGCGGAGCAGTAGTGATATGGTTGTGATCATGCATCCACTACTCTTTATAGCATACGTAATGTACCTCATCACATTCCTGAATCTACTTCCAATAGGACAGTTAGATGGTGGCCATGTTGTAAGATCCTTTACCAGTGGAGAGCATCATACAAGGATTGGGCTGGCAACCATATTATCAATATTCATGATCAGTGTACTGCTGCTTCTCCAAGGCAACGAGGCCTACATGTTCTACCTAGGCCTCGGGATCGTAATGATATTGATATACATGTTTGTAGCCAGGGGACAGCATCCAGGCTGGGCCAACCAGTATGATGACTCAAAGTGCCCTCTATGCCTGATATTATATGTAATGCTACTGATCCTAACCATGCCTCTACCGGCCTAA
- a CDS encoding DNA topoisomerase I yields MVSKSIRIWDLKGRILVIAEKPKAAKKIASALSPTHNAKRIGSITIYEVDSYSSSIIIASSVGHLYQLHTSLRGYPVYSYEWIPLHLTDPSKKYIREYLEVLGKLCRGVDYYVNACDYDIEGSVIGYLIIKFNGDERKAFRARFSSLTIEELRKAFNNLTRLDYEMIEAGLCRHELDWIWGINVSRALMKAVEDAVGERIILSAGRVQTPTLKYVVDKVVERNLFIPLPQYNINITVEKNGEKIRLEYTGNPVEKERDARDIVEKIRGYKYLIVSKVEKKHHILHPPPPFNLGDLQKEAARLYGFSPAETQSIAEQLYLDALISYPRTNSQKLPPTLDYRRILENISSIKSYRNLVESLISETKGVLTPVEGEKEDPAHPAIYPTGVVPGRLTEKQWAIYDLIVKRFLAVFAPPAKIVYYVVKATTPSHEYVFETKGQVIEEYGWLKYYNFHNYHAGKIPVLKEGELLNIVKATASESYTKPPKRLTKTDLLRWMESVEIGTEATRAQIIEKLFERKYLYQHQKSSGIDVSEIGFGVVEILEKFFPDLLSVELTRKFEKEMDSIRSGVKKRSEVLEEARRVLTELLGKFDRNRIEAGKQLALRLKIIQNTRKCRVSSCYREGVVNGLCSHHANAVKLVREYYGEWSRRKDITFNEYIDKLRKSKLTGKWVKEVIESELT; encoded by the coding sequence ATGGTGAGCAAGAGTATAAGGATATGGGATTTAAAGGGTAGGATACTCGTTATAGCTGAGAAACCTAAGGCAGCCAAGAAAATAGCCAGTGCCCTCTCCCCTACTCATAACGCGAAAAGAATTGGCTCCATTACCATCTACGAGGTTGACTCGTATAGTTCAAGCATAATTATTGCTAGCTCGGTGGGACACCTCTACCAGCTGCACACAAGTCTAAGGGGGTACCCTGTATACAGCTATGAATGGATCCCGCTACATCTGACCGATCCAAGCAAGAAATATATAAGGGAGTACCTTGAAGTACTCGGGAAGCTTTGCCGTGGAGTAGACTACTATGTAAACGCATGTGACTACGATATAGAGGGAAGCGTCATAGGATATCTAATAATAAAGTTCAACGGCGACGAGAGAAAAGCCTTCAGAGCCAGGTTTTCTAGCTTAACAATAGAGGAGTTGAGAAAAGCCTTCAATAATTTAACCAGGCTAGACTACGAGATGATAGAGGCTGGCCTATGTAGGCATGAGTTGGACTGGATATGGGGTATTAATGTAAGCCGTGCTCTCATGAAGGCTGTCGAGGACGCTGTGGGCGAGAGGATAATCCTCAGCGCTGGCAGAGTGCAAACCCCTACACTAAAATATGTTGTAGATAAAGTAGTTGAGAGAAACCTATTCATACCACTACCCCAGTATAATATAAATATTACAGTGGAGAAGAATGGTGAAAAAATAAGGCTAGAGTATACTGGTAACCCGGTTGAAAAGGAAAGAGATGCAAGAGACATAGTGGAGAAAATAAGAGGATACAAGTATTTGATTGTAAGTAAAGTTGAGAAAAAACACCATATACTCCATCCACCACCCCCATTTAACCTCGGGGATCTACAGAAGGAGGCGGCTAGACTATACGGGTTCAGCCCAGCTGAAACCCAGTCCATAGCTGAGCAACTATACCTAGATGCTTTAATAAGCTATCCTAGGACGAACAGTCAGAAGCTTCCTCCAACACTAGACTACAGGAGGATACTGGAGAATATTTCATCGATAAAGAGTTATAGGAACCTTGTGGAAAGCCTTATATCTGAGACCAAAGGTGTGTTAACCCCCGTCGAAGGAGAGAAGGAGGATCCAGCCCATCCAGCAATCTACCCCACTGGGGTTGTCCCAGGAAGACTCACAGAGAAGCAGTGGGCTATATATGATCTCATAGTAAAAAGGTTTCTAGCAGTGTTTGCCCCACCAGCTAAAATAGTTTACTACGTAGTGAAGGCTACCACACCGTCACACGAATACGTATTCGAGACAAAGGGGCAGGTTATAGAGGAGTATGGTTGGTTGAAGTATTATAATTTCCACAACTACCATGCAGGCAAGATACCTGTATTAAAGGAGGGGGAGTTATTAAATATTGTAAAGGCCACGGCTAGCGAATCATATACGAAGCCTCCTAAAAGGCTCACAAAAACAGATCTATTAAGGTGGATGGAGAGCGTTGAGATAGGTACGGAAGCTACGAGGGCACAGATAATTGAGAAACTCTTCGAAAGAAAATACTTATACCAACACCAAAAATCCAGCGGTATAGACGTATCCGAGATAGGCTTTGGAGTTGTAGAGATCCTCGAGAAGTTCTTCCCGGATCTCCTCAGCGTCGAACTAACACGTAAGTTCGAGAAGGAGATGGACAGCATAAGGAGCGGGGTTAAGAAGAGGAGCGAGGTACTGGAGGAGGCGAGAAGGGTTCTCACCGAGCTACTCGGTAAATTTGATAGAAACAGAATTGAGGCAGGGAAACAACTGGCTTTAAGGTTGAAAATAATCCAGAACACAAGAAAGTGTCGCGTCAGCTCATGTTATCGCGAAGGAGTCGTTAATGGACTTTGCAGCCACCACGCTAACGCAGTTAAACTAGTACGTGAATACTATGGCGAGTGGAGTAGAAGGAAAGACATTACTTTCAACGAGTATATTGATAAGTTAAGGAAGTCTAAGTTGACTGGTAAATGGGTTAAGGAGGTTATAGAGTCTGAGCTAACTTAG
- the ppa gene encoding inorganic diphosphatase, whose translation MSQYSKLGPGSKAPEEVYVVIEIPVNSGVKYELDKETGVLMVDRILYTSMVYPFNYGFIPGTLEEDGDPVDVLVVSSEPLIPGSVIKVRPIGVLETEDEKGRDAKILAVPVDKVDPRYSNIRDVGDLPEAVKQRIKHFFEHYKELEPGKWVKVVGWKGREEALKRINDAINRAKG comes from the coding sequence ATGAGCCAATACAGTAAGCTCGGTCCTGGTTCTAAAGCCCCTGAGGAAGTATATGTGGTTATAGAGATCCCGGTTAACAGTGGAGTCAAGTATGAACTGGATAAGGAGACAGGGGTTTTAATGGTTGATAGAATACTGTATACTTCAATGGTATATCCATTCAACTACGGTTTCATACCCGGTACGTTGGAAGAAGATGGAGACCCGGTTGATGTCCTGGTTGTATCAAGCGAGCCTCTAATACCTGGCTCAGTTATAAAGGTAAGGCCTATAGGAGTCTTAGAAACAGAGGATGAAAAGGGAAGGGATGCGAAGATTTTGGCTGTCCCAGTTGATAAAGTAGACCCGAGGTATAGTAATATAAGAGATGTAGGAGACCTACCTGAGGCAGTTAAGCAGAGGATAAAGCATTTCTTCGAGCACTATAAGGAGCTGGAACCTGGTAAATGGGTTAAAGTAGTAGGGTGGAAAGGAAGAGAGGAAGCCTTAAAGAGAATTAATGACGCAATTAATAGGGCCAAAGGCTAA
- the sucD gene encoding succinate--CoA ligase subunit alpha, with amino-acid sequence MGIIVDSRTRVLVQGITGREGGFHTKLMLEYGTKIVAGTSPGKGGTYVHGVPVYNSINEAIREQGTIDASIIFVPARFASDAVYEAVDNGVKTIVVITEGIPLHDELRFVNYARSRSVTLIGPNTPGIMTVGEAKLGIMPSHVFKPGRIGIVSRSGTLTYEVARELIKQGYGVSTVLGLGGDPVTGLDFIDVFKMFSKDDSTDAVVLIGEIGGDAEERFARFYSQYDGRKPVVAYIAGRTAPPGKRMGHAGAIISMGIGDYASKRSSLEEAGIPVADTPSQIHQLLSKILV; translated from the coding sequence ATGGGTATAATAGTCGACTCAAGGACCAGGGTACTGGTTCAAGGGATAACAGGTAGGGAGGGTGGGTTCCACACGAAGCTCATGCTGGAGTATGGTACCAAGATAGTTGCAGGTACCTCACCCGGTAAAGGGGGAACATATGTCCATGGGGTTCCAGTGTATAACTCTATAAATGAAGCCATTAGAGAGCAGGGGACTATTGATGCAAGTATAATATTTGTTCCAGCCAGGTTCGCCAGTGACGCTGTCTACGAGGCAGTGGACAATGGTGTTAAAACCATAGTGGTTATCACAGAGGGCATACCTCTACACGACGAACTCAGGTTTGTGAACTATGCTAGAAGCCGTTCTGTCACACTTATTGGACCTAATACACCTGGAATAATGACGGTTGGTGAGGCAAAGCTAGGTATAATGCCATCGCATGTGTTTAAACCTGGTAGAATAGGCATTGTCTCAAGAAGCGGTACGTTAACATACGAGGTAGCTAGGGAGCTTATCAAACAGGGTTACGGGGTTTCAACAGTTCTGGGATTGGGTGGAGACCCGGTTACAGGGTTAGACTTCATTGATGTATTCAAGATGTTCTCCAAAGATGATTCAACAGATGCAGTCGTGTTAATCGGGGAGATAGGCGGCGATGCTGAGGAGAGGTTTGCTAGATTCTACAGTCAGTATGATGGGAGGAAACCGGTTGTTGCATATATAGCTGGTAGAACCGCCCCACCAGGGAAAAGGATGGGTCACGCCGGTGCAATAATATCGATGGGTATAGGCGACTATGCTTCCAAGAGGAGTAGCCTTGAAGAAGCCGGAATACCTGTAGCGGATACCCCGTCACAGATACACCAGTTATTAAGCAAGATCCTTGTATAG